From a region of the Kwoniella mangroviensis CBS 8507 chromosome 1 map unlocalized Ctg01, whole genome shotgun sequence genome:
- a CDS encoding 60S ribosomal protein eL34, which produces MAQRVTLRKRQPYNTTSNRRRVVKTPGGKLVVHHLKKLASAPKCGDCGLALPGIPVLRPRQYATLSKRQKSVNRAYGGSVCAPCVKSRITRAFLIEEATIVKRVLKAKAAATKK; this is translated from the exons ATGGCCCAACGAGTCACCCTCCGAAAGCGCCAACCATACAACACCACCTCCAACAGACGAAGGGTCGTCAAGACACCCGGTGGTAAATTGGTCGTCCACCACTTGAAGAAGCTTGCT TCCGCCCCTAAATGTGGTGACTGTGGTCTTGCTCTCCCAGGT ATCCCCGTTCTCCGACCCCGACAAT ACGCTACCCTCTCCAAGAGGCAAAAGAGCGTTAACAGAGCTTACGGTGGTTCCGTCTGTGCCCCATGTGTCAAGTCTAG AATCACCCGAGCGTTCTTGATCGAGGAAGCTACCATCGTCAAGAGAGTTCTCAAAGCCAAGGCCGCTGCTACCAAGAAATAA